In the genome of Pseudomonas putida, one region contains:
- a CDS encoding phosphotransferase system, HPr-related protein — translation MSQPDDPKTRPPAEIDDTEDRMGSVHELDFSDRHDEREGRAGDERPAQEVEQQFPPGRVAESGMTGGEALSDSLHEDNVTFDDLSPDTLYDQTGARDPYEPGGAGGPADKTLRRVQEHEIGGGIGLDEAELARSNPLDGEPWTDEVSPTDDDDERS, via the coding sequence ATGTCCCAGCCAGACGATCCCAAAACCAGGCCCCCGGCTGAGATCGACGATACCGAGGACCGCATGGGCAGCGTGCACGAACTGGATTTCAGCGACCGCCATGACGAGCGCGAAGGCCGTGCAGGCGACGAACGTCCCGCCCAGGAAGTTGAACAGCAGTTCCCGCCAGGGCGTGTGGCCGAAAGTGGTATGACCGGAGGCGAAGCCCTGAGCGACAGCCTGCATGAAGACAACGTCACCTTCGATGACCTGAGCCCGGACACCCTCTACGACCAGACCGGCGCCCGCGACCCTTATGAACCGGGCGGTGCCGGCGGTCCGGCAGACAAAACGCTGCGTAGGGTGCAGGAGCATGAGATTGGTGGTGGCATAGGCCTGGACGAGGCCGAACTGGCCCGTTCCAACCCTTTGGATGGCGAGCCGTGGACCGACGAGGTTTCACCGACCGATGATGACGATGAAAGGAGCTGA
- the ligD gene encoding DNA ligase D — protein sequence MAKPLQEYQRKRDFNATPEPAGARRGGRAVHALQYCIQKHDASHLHYDFRLELDGTLKSWAIPKGPSLDPKVRRLAIHVEDHPLDYANFEGHIPEGHYGAGDVIVWDRGVWEPEGDPHSAYAKGKLRFRLQGEKLAGVWNLFRTHLAGKKEQWMLVKSDDDQARSETDYSIVDAQPDSVLSERTLVPRRAKPPAKPSQRTASPRARASSARNARNAELPERLEPQLATLVDAPPTGDWRYEVKFDGYRILARIEGAQVRLFTRNGHDWSAKMPHQVAALRKLKLKSAWLDGEVVVAGENGLADFQALQNAFDTEHDERITYYLFDLPFLGGQDLRQVPLQDRRETLRQLLEGRESAQVKYSADFDQPVDSLLDSACRLELEGLIGKRADSPYSGRRSSDWIKLKCKQRQEFVIIGYTDPKGSRNAFGALLLALHDNDSGQLRYAGKVGTGFSATTLDSIHARLKPLEVDKPALAKPPTGADARGVHWLKPQLLAEVAYAQMTRDGVVRHSVFHGLRDDKPASAIDLERAMPKTRVAKPASEPLLGDLRLTHPERVIDATSGVTKRQVAEYYAQVAPWILPQLKDRPVALVRAPDGLGGELFFQKNAGQLHIPGVVSYSKTQAGQAAMILNSAESLLGAVQMNTLELHTWNGTDKDFGKPDRFVLDLDPDPALPWKAMLEATQLTLTLLDELGLNVFLKTSGGKGMHLVVPLTRRAGWDEVKDFSHAIVEYLARLFPERLSAVSGPKNRVGRIFIDYLRNGKGATTVSAYSLRAREGLPVSVPIWPEELPQLKGANQWHIGNVVERLAEVDDPWKDLTKTRQSITARMRKQLGLD from the coding sequence ATGGCCAAGCCCCTGCAGGAGTACCAGCGCAAGCGCGACTTCAATGCCACGCCCGAGCCTGCCGGCGCCCGCCGCGGCGGCCGAGCGGTGCATGCCTTGCAGTACTGCATCCAGAAACACGACGCCAGCCACCTGCATTACGACTTTCGCCTGGAACTGGACGGCACCCTCAAGAGCTGGGCCATTCCCAAGGGCCCATCGCTGGACCCGAAGGTGCGCCGCCTGGCCATCCACGTGGAAGACCATCCGCTCGATTACGCCAATTTCGAAGGCCATATCCCCGAGGGCCATTACGGCGCAGGCGATGTGATCGTCTGGGACCGTGGTGTGTGGGAGCCGGAGGGCGACCCGCACAGCGCCTATGCCAAGGGCAAGCTGCGCTTTCGCCTGCAAGGCGAAAAGCTCGCCGGGGTCTGGAACCTGTTCCGCACCCACCTGGCCGGCAAGAAGGAGCAGTGGATGCTGGTCAAGTCCGACGATGACCAGGCCCGCAGCGAAACCGACTACAGCATCGTCGACGCCCAACCCGACAGCGTGTTGAGCGAGCGCACCCTGGTGCCTCGCCGAGCCAAGCCCCCTGCGAAGCCCTCCCAACGAACGGCCAGCCCCCGAGCACGCGCCAGCAGCGCCAGAAACGCCAGAAACGCCGAGTTGCCCGAACGCCTGGAACCCCAGTTGGCCACCCTGGTCGACGCCCCGCCGACCGGTGACTGGCGCTATGAAGTCAAGTTCGACGGCTATCGCATCCTGGCCCGCATCGAGGGGGCGCAGGTGCGCCTGTTCACCCGCAACGGCCACGACTGGAGCGCCAAGATGCCCCACCAGGTGGCTGCCCTGCGCAAGCTCAAGCTCAAGTCCGCCTGGCTCGATGGCGAAGTGGTGGTGGCCGGCGAAAACGGTCTGGCTGACTTCCAGGCGCTACAGAACGCCTTCGATACCGAGCACGACGAGCGCATCACCTACTACCTGTTCGACCTGCCCTTTCTCGGCGGCCAAGACCTGCGCCAGGTGCCCTTGCAGGATCGTCGCGAGACCTTGCGGCAATTGTTGGAGGGCCGTGAGTCGGCGCAGGTCAAGTATTCGGCCGACTTCGACCAACCCGTCGATTCGCTGCTCGACAGCGCCTGTCGCCTGGAGCTCGAAGGGCTGATCGGCAAGCGCGCCGACAGCCCCTATAGCGGTCGGCGCAGCAGCGACTGGATCAAGCTCAAGTGCAAGCAGCGCCAGGAGTTCGTGATCATCGGCTATACCGACCCCAAGGGCAGTCGCAATGCCTTTGGCGCCCTGCTGTTGGCCCTGCATGACAACGACAGCGGTCAGTTGCGCTACGCCGGCAAGGTCGGCACCGGGTTCAGCGCCACCACGCTGGACAGCATCCATGCCCGGCTCAAGCCACTGGAGGTGGACAAGCCCGCCCTGGCCAAGCCGCCCACCGGTGCCGATGCCCGAGGCGTGCATTGGCTCAAGCCCCAGCTGCTGGCCGAGGTCGCCTATGCTCAGATGACCCGTGACGGCGTGGTGCGCCACTCGGTGTTTCATGGCCTGCGCGATGACAAACCCGCATCCGCCATCGACCTGGAGCGCGCCATGCCCAAGACACGCGTCGCCAAGCCCGCCTCCGAACCCCTGCTCGGTGATCTGCGCCTGACCCACCCGGAACGGGTGATCGATGCCACCAGCGGCGTGACCAAGCGCCAGGTCGCCGAGTATTACGCCCAGGTAGCGCCGTGGATCCTGCCCCAGCTCAAGGACCGCCCCGTGGCCTTGGTGCGGGCACCGGATGGCTTGGGCGGCGAGCTGTTCTTCCAAAAAAACGCAGGCCAACTGCATATCCCAGGCGTGGTGAGCTACAGCAAAACCCAGGCTGGCCAGGCTGCGATGATCCTCAACAGCGCCGAAAGCCTGTTGGGCGCGGTGCAGATGAACACGCTCGAACTGCACACCTGGAACGGCACCGACAAGGACTTCGGCAAGCCCGACCGCTTTGTCCTCGACCTGGACCCAGACCCGGCGCTGCCCTGGAAGGCCATGCTCGAAGCCACGCAACTGACCCTCACCCTGCTCGACGAGCTGGGCCTGAACGTGTTCCTCAAGACCAGCGGCGGCAAAGGCATGCACTTGGTGGTGCCGCTGACCCGCCGCGCAGGCTGGGACGAGGTGAAAGACTTCAGCCATGCCATCGTCGAGTACCTGGCCCGGCTCTTCCCCGAGCGCCTGAGCGCGGTGTCAGGGCCCAAGAACCGGGTCGGGCGGATCTTCATCGACTACCTGCGCAACGGCAAAGGTGCGACCACGGTCAGCGCCTACTCGCTGCGCGCCCGTGAGGGCCTGCCGGTGTCGGTGCCGATCTGGCCCGAGGAGCTGCCCCAGCTCAAGGGCGCCAACCAATGGCACATCGGCAACGTGGTCGAACGACTGGCCGAGGTCGATGACCCCTGGAAGGATCTGACCAAGACCCGGCAGTCGATCACCGCGCGCATGCGCAAGCAGCTGGGCCTGGACTGA
- a CDS encoding acyl-CoA dehydrogenase family protein, whose amino-acid sequence MSIIQDFDLTNLDRLLRAFTERPQALNLDTQLPVLMQALQSDHLDLLPLPGQGHTLQRWQTLARIAGCDLALAKLYEGHTDALAILAECGAPHLVGDGLWGVWAAEPPDARARILTRQGEQVRLGGRKAWCSGALQIDRALITAWDDDDQPQLVAIELAHPSQHIQVEQWQAVGMATTTSVQIAFDDAPGIAVGRPGQYLMRPGFWHGGAGIAACWYGAAEALADYLREHCRKPAPDAHALAHLGAVDAALYGARAALRECAGWIDRQPSADASFEVRRTRAQVEHAVEQVIHHVGRALGATPFCRSSHFARLSADLPVYLRQSHAERDLAALGQQLAQVPAGAWQL is encoded by the coding sequence ATGAGCATCATCCAGGACTTCGACCTGACCAACCTCGACCGCCTGCTGCGGGCATTCACCGAACGTCCCCAGGCACTGAATCTCGACACACAACTGCCCGTGCTGATGCAGGCTTTGCAGTCCGACCATCTGGACCTGCTGCCCCTGCCCGGCCAAGGGCACACCCTGCAGCGCTGGCAGACCCTCGCCCGCATCGCCGGTTGCGATCTCGCCCTGGCCAAGCTCTATGAAGGCCATACCGACGCCCTGGCTATCCTCGCCGAGTGCGGTGCACCGCATCTGGTGGGCGACGGTCTCTGGGGCGTATGGGCCGCCGAGCCGCCGGATGCCCGGGCGCGCATCCTCACCCGCCAGGGTGAGCAGGTACGCCTGGGTGGGCGCAAGGCCTGGTGCTCTGGCGCCTTGCAGATCGACCGAGCCTTGATCACTGCCTGGGACGATGACGACCAGCCCCAGCTGGTGGCCATCGAGTTGGCCCATCCCAGCCAGCATATCCAGGTGGAGCAATGGCAAGCCGTGGGCATGGCCACCACGACCAGTGTTCAGATCGCTTTCGACGATGCCCCCGGGATTGCCGTGGGCCGGCCTGGGCAATACCTCATGCGCCCAGGTTTCTGGCACGGCGGCGCGGGTATCGCCGCCTGTTGGTATGGTGCAGCCGAAGCCCTGGCGGACTACCTGCGCGAACATTGCCGCAAACCGGCGCCGGACGCCCATGCCCTGGCGCACCTGGGCGCGGTGGACGCTGCACTGTACGGCGCGCGCGCAGCACTGCGCGAATGCGCGGGATGGATCGACCGGCAGCCGAGCGCCGACGCCAGCTTCGAGGTACGCCGCACCCGCGCCCAGGTCGAGCATGCGGTGGAGCAAGTGATCCACCATGTGGGCCGAGCATTGGGCGCCACACCCTTTTGCCGCAGCAGCCACTTCGCCCGATTGAGTGCCGACTTGCCGGTCTATCTGCGCCAGAGCCACGCCGAACGCGATTTGGCGGCGCTCGGGCAACAACTGGCCCAGGTGCCAGCCGGGGCGTGGCAGCTATGA
- a CDS encoding PIG-L deacetylase family protein produces the protein MSDDPIKNGRGTPWSQWQQSAHLARATWITPDQLCPPGRRLVVVAPHPDDEILMAGGLLAGFRGREQDLLLISVTDGEASHPGSSQWTEHRLRRQRPLESRQALQQLGLDLAHLDWHRLHLKDGAVPRDEAFLLNHLGQLLKTDDLLLTTWRGDGHADHEAVGRAAAQACQAHKVQLAEVPVWAWHWADPDDPRLPWPRAHRIALDETRLARKRQALSAHLSQLQVDGERPPVLKPALLECLLQPFELVLL, from the coding sequence ATGAGCGACGATCCGATAAAAAACGGCAGAGGCACCCCCTGGAGCCAATGGCAGCAGTCTGCCCATCTGGCCCGGGCCACCTGGATCACCCCCGACCAGTTGTGCCCGCCCGGGCGACGCCTGGTAGTGGTGGCACCGCATCCGGACGACGAGATCCTCATGGCAGGTGGCCTGTTGGCGGGTTTCAGGGGGCGCGAGCAGGACCTGTTACTGATCTCGGTCACCGATGGCGAGGCCAGCCATCCCGGCTCCAGTCAGTGGACCGAACACCGCCTGCGCCGGCAACGGCCACTGGAAAGTCGCCAGGCCTTGCAGCAACTGGGCCTGGACCTTGCCCACCTCGACTGGCACCGGCTGCACCTCAAGGACGGCGCGGTCCCGCGCGACGAAGCCTTTCTGCTCAACCACCTTGGTCAACTGCTCAAGACCGATGACCTGCTGCTGACCACCTGGCGCGGCGACGGTCATGCCGATCATGAGGCCGTCGGCCGCGCTGCTGCCCAGGCCTGCCAGGCCCACAAGGTACAGCTGGCCGAGGTCCCTGTCTGGGCATGGCATTGGGCCGACCCGGACGATCCCCGCCTGCCCTGGCCAAGGGCACATCGCATCGCGCTGGATGAAACCCGCCTGGCCCGCAAGCGCCAGGCGCTGTCAGCGCATCTGAGCCAGCTGCAGGTCGATGGCGAGCGCCCACCGGTGTTGAAGCCCGCCCTGCTGGAGTGCCTGTTGCAGCCTTTCGAACTGGTTCTGCTTTGA
- a CDS encoding class I SAM-dependent methyltransferase, translated as MSLDAQYFADLYASSDDPWAFRTRWYERRKRELVLASLPQQCYRRIFEPACANGELSVLLAERCATLLCQDIDATAVSLARERLAAAGHAQVEQGRLPGDWPGGQFDLIVLSEIGYYLDPTDWLQVIEQSVASLSDDGGLLACHWRHPIVGCPQDGRDVHELLARHLPLYPVLRHEEADFLLEYWSCQPSVVDLDETCP; from the coding sequence ATGAGCCTTGATGCGCAGTATTTCGCCGACCTGTACGCCTCCAGCGACGACCCCTGGGCGTTCCGCACTCGCTGGTATGAGCGGCGTAAACGCGAGCTGGTGCTCGCCAGCCTGCCGCAACAGTGCTATCGACGCATCTTCGAGCCCGCCTGCGCCAACGGTGAGCTCAGCGTCCTGCTGGCCGAGCGCTGCGCCACGCTGTTGTGCCAGGACATCGACGCCACTGCGGTGAGCCTCGCCCGCGAGCGCCTGGCCGCCGCGGGCCACGCACAGGTCGAGCAAGGCCGCCTGCCCGGCGATTGGCCCGGCGGCCAATTCGACCTGATCGTCTTGAGCGAGATTGGCTACTACCTGGACCCGACGGACTGGTTGCAGGTGATCGAGCAATCGGTGGCCAGCCTCAGCGATGACGGCGGCTTGCTGGCCTGCCACTGGCGCCACCCGATCGTCGGCTGCCCCCAGGATGGCCGCGATGTGCATGAGCTGTTGGCTCGGCACCTGCCGCTGTACCCGGTGCTGCGCCACGAAGAGGCGGATTTTTTACTTGAATACTGGTCGTGCCAGCCCAGCGTGGTGGACCTGGACGAGACCTGCCCATGA